One region of Chloroflexota bacterium genomic DNA includes:
- a CDS encoding methyl-accepting chemotaxis protein, producing the protein MRGGIGVKLLAAVGVVIFGLAAVGFIGWQNTVTFSQSAAEIYEDGVVMSIQLARIQRGLYELRLGGSGQAYHTANAEKRVQILKADEGWLKQVDDNMSALMAASSSPREAEQINAWHEIYPTFLEARKRTIALVDAGKDAEANTQRTGETAALLQQAILVTEKLLEIQDIESTAVNAELVETSVTSKLLLSTAILLSLMLGGGLALYVTRSITLSVREVTDAVRGLAAGDIEQEVTYRARDELGEMADAVRTMIVHQREMARAAQSIASGDLTTEIHPASDRDVLGHAFVEMIGGLNGSITNVNDAAVTLTSTSHHLGRVADEVTNVVEQVAQAISQIATNAQEQAVAAVSSNKSVARLRESVEQVSRGAAEQTRSVSEASVTTERMANGVEQVAANAKSLAAASQQTRASAEQGAQAVQRTVSGMAEIHAVVSQASDRVEDLGRLGERIGLVVETIDDIAEQTNLLALNAAIEAARAGEHGRGFAVVADEVRKLAERSQRETKAISDLIRDVQSGTREAVTAMALGTSKVNEGSAEADQAGRALDEILTAMESTVQQIEVIAAAAQDMAGQSRAASETMQVITATAEETTAASEAMIDAAHEVGESIGSITANSAQNSAATEEVSAAAEEMTAQIQQMSDQSQALARTAEQLQALVARFTLEAQALAGQPALRRRAEDWGAASGASKGARRAS; encoded by the coding sequence GTGCGCGGTGGGATCGGAGTCAAGTTGCTGGCAGCGGTCGGCGTCGTCATCTTCGGGTTGGCGGCCGTTGGCTTCATCGGCTGGCAGAACACAGTGACGTTCAGTCAGTCTGCGGCCGAGATCTACGAAGACGGCGTCGTTATGTCGATCCAGTTGGCGCGGATCCAGCGCGGACTCTATGAGCTGCGCCTGGGCGGCTCTGGCCAGGCGTATCACACCGCCAACGCCGAGAAGCGCGTTCAGATCCTCAAGGCTGACGAGGGCTGGCTGAAGCAGGTCGACGACAACATGTCGGCGCTGATGGCCGCCTCGTCCAGCCCCCGAGAGGCCGAGCAGATCAATGCCTGGCACGAGATCTATCCAACGTTCCTCGAGGCTCGCAAGCGGACCATCGCCCTGGTGGATGCTGGAAAGGATGCCGAAGCGAACACCCAGCGGACCGGCGAGACGGCCGCGCTTCTGCAGCAGGCGATCCTGGTGACCGAGAAGCTGCTCGAGATCCAGGACATCGAGAGTACCGCCGTCAATGCTGAGCTGGTCGAGACATCGGTCACGTCGAAGCTGCTGCTCTCCACGGCGATCCTGCTCTCGCTGATGCTGGGCGGGGGGCTGGCGCTCTACGTCACCCGCTCGATCACCTTGAGCGTCCGCGAGGTCACCGACGCCGTGCGCGGGTTGGCCGCCGGCGATATCGAGCAGGAAGTGACCTACCGTGCGCGCGACGAGCTGGGCGAGATGGCGGATGCTGTCCGCACGATGATCGTGCATCAGCGTGAGATGGCCAGGGCTGCACAGTCTATCGCGTCGGGCGATCTGACGACGGAGATCCACCCCGCCTCTGACCGCGATGTGCTCGGGCACGCCTTCGTCGAGATGATCGGCGGTCTGAACGGCTCGATCACGAACGTCAACGACGCTGCCGTGACGCTCACCTCCACGTCGCACCACCTGGGCCGGGTGGCTGACGAGGTCACCAACGTCGTGGAGCAGGTGGCGCAGGCCATCTCGCAGATCGCGACGAACGCCCAGGAGCAGGCGGTTGCCGCCGTTTCCAGCAACAAGTCGGTGGCGCGGCTGCGCGAGTCCGTGGAGCAGGTGTCACGCGGGGCAGCCGAGCAGACGCGCTCGGTGTCCGAGGCGTCGGTGACCACCGAGCGGATGGCGAACGGCGTCGAGCAGGTGGCGGCCAACGCGAAGTCGCTGGCGGCCGCCTCGCAGCAGACGCGGGCCTCGGCCGAGCAGGGCGCACAGGCCGTGCAGCGGACCGTCAGCGGGATGGCCGAGATCCACGCGGTCGTGTCGCAGGCGAGCGACCGGGTCGAAGACCTGGGGCGGCTGGGCGAGCGCATCGGGCTGGTGGTCGAGACCATCGACGACATCGCCGAGCAGACCAACCTCCTGGCCCTGAACGCCGCCATCGAGGCGGCCCGGGCTGGCGAGCACGGTCGCGGCTTCGCGGTGGTCGCCGACGAGGTCCGCAAGCTGGCCGAGCGCTCCCAGCGCGAGACCAAGGCGATCTCGGACCTGATCCGGGACGTGCAGTCCGGGACGCGCGAGGCCGTGACGGCGATGGCGCTGGGCACGTCGAAGGTGAACGAGGGCTCGGCGGAGGCCGATCAGGCGGGCCGCGCCCTGGACGAGATCCTGACGGCGATGGAGTCCACCGTCCAGCAGATCGAGGTGATCGCGGCGGCGGCGCAGGACATGGCGGGGCAGAGCCGGGCAGCCTCCGAGACGATGCAGGTGATCACGGCGACGGCCGAGGAGACGACGGCCGCCTCCGAGGCGATGATCGACGCGGCCCACGAGGTCGGCGAGTCGATCGGGTCGATCACGGCGAACTCGGCGCAGAACAGCGCGGCGACGGAGGAGGTCTCGGCGGCCGCCGAGGAGATGACGGCGCAGATCCAGCAGATGTCGGATCAGTCGCAGGCGCTGGCGCGGACGGCCGAGCAGCTCCAGGCGCTGGTGGCGCGGTTCACGCTGGAGGCCCAGGCGCTGGCCGGCCAGCCGGCGCTGCGGCGGCGGGCCGAGGATTGGGGCGCAGCCTCCGGGGCCAGCAAGGGCGCGCGCCGGGCGTCCTGA